One Roseovarius bejariae genomic region harbors:
- a CDS encoding dimethylsulfoniopropionate demethylase, which translates to MNAPFLSLSRRLRRTPFSPGVEAAGVKAYTVYNHMLLPTVFRSVEEDYHHLKEAVQVWDVSCERQVELRGPDAARLMQMMTPRDLRGMMPGQCFYVPIVDETGGMLNDPVAVKLAEDRWWISIADSDLLYWVRATAHGWRLDVLVDEPDVSPLAVQGPKADALMARVFGDAVNDIRFFRFGHFDFQGRDLVVARSGYSKQGGFEIYVEGGDIGMDLWNALMEAGRDLDVHAGCPNLIERIEGGLLSYGNDMTDDNTPHECGLGRFCNTHTAIGCVGRDALLRVAKEGPVQQIRALEIEGDAVPICNDWWPVLSEKGRKVGRVSSAAWSPDHKTNVAIGMVKLTHWDEGDEVEVVTPDGPRKGIVHETFWA; encoded by the coding sequence ATGAACGCACCTTTCCTATCCCTGTCGCGCCGGTTGCGGCGCACGCCCTTTTCCCCGGGCGTGGAGGCGGCGGGCGTCAAGGCCTACACGGTCTATAACCACATGCTTTTGCCAACCGTCTTTCGAAGTGTGGAAGAGGATTATCACCACCTGAAGGAGGCGGTGCAGGTCTGGGATGTGTCCTGCGAACGACAGGTGGAACTGCGCGGCCCGGATGCCGCCCGCCTGATGCAGATGATGACGCCGCGCGATTTGCGGGGCATGATGCCGGGGCAGTGTTTTTACGTGCCGATCGTCGATGAAACCGGCGGGATGCTCAACGATCCGGTGGCGGTGAAGCTGGCCGAGGACCGGTGGTGGATTTCGATTGCCGACAGTGATCTTCTCTATTGGGTGCGGGCCACGGCGCATGGCTGGCGGCTGGACGTGCTGGTGGATGAGCCGGACGTCAGCCCCCTGGCGGTACAAGGCCCCAAGGCCGACGCCCTGATGGCGCGGGTCTTTGGCGATGCGGTGAATGACATCCGCTTTTTCCGCTTTGGCCATTTCGATTTCCAGGGCCGCGACCTGGTGGTGGCGCGCTCGGGTTATTCCAAGCAGGGGGGCTTCGAGATTTACGTCGAGGGCGGCGATATCGGCATGGACCTGTGGAATGCCTTGATGGAGGCGGGCCGCGATCTGGATGTGCACGCGGGCTGTCCCAACCTGATCGAACGGATCGAGGGCGGGCTGCTGTCCTATGGCAACGACATGACCGATGACAACACGCCTCATGAGTGCGGGCTGGGGCGGTTTTGCAATACCCACACGGCGATTGGCTGTGTCGGGCGGGATGCGCTGTTGAGGGTCGCCAAGGAAGGCCCGGTGCAGCAAATACGCGCGCTGGAGATAGAGGGCGACGCGGTGCCGATCTGTAACGACTGGTGGCCGGTGCTGTCGGAAAAGGGCCGCAAGGTGGGGCGGGTGAGTTCCGCGGCCTGGAGCCCGGACCATAAGACCAATGTCGCCATCGGCATGGTCAAGCTGACCCATTGGGACGAAGGCGACGAAGTTGAGGTCGTGACCCCCGATGGTCCACGCAAGGGCATCGTGCACGAGACATTCTGGGCCTGA
- a CDS encoding T6SS phospholipase effector Tle1-like catalytic domain-containing protein, whose product MPILRRNPLFRLPLVIMLCFLTGCGGGITRSFTPASDPAEHMASPPATIAPKTVVLMLDGTGNDLNSVTNVGRLHHLVTLQNRRDLSVFYTSGVGADRTGPLGLATGLGFRKDVEAAYGFLSDHFDPETDKLHLYGYSRGAFAARALAGFVHSVGLLDLSQFDQPEDGYDPALTRQRRDFLSALFTAYKFPPGHLRQSVCRDRPERLRDICMRRAATAQVRKRWNVPLRAQYSDVGFDIVGLWDTVEVLGLSNADDNPDHVNPRYSDQICNMKKVLHAVSLDDTRATTYTPVLMTRNRLTRDCDDPGRYHFDKVEEVWFAGAHGDVGGSYPQGALGGVSLNWMLHETEGTGVAGRSIYPEGTEVYQHELDIVHDTERMNRGFQVLFYRNLRDLRRYLAKCKNDHPGSLCGSAVDSFAIHPSAVVRQQADEVISPDLRRTPSGRSPNVLSKGTENLASCIKALPERADNCPPLKIWTAD is encoded by the coding sequence ATGCCCATTTTGCGCCGTAACCCGCTGTTCCGCCTCCCTCTCGTCATTATGCTTTGCTTTTTGACCGGCTGTGGCGGTGGCATCACCCGCAGCTTCACCCCTGCTAGTGACCCCGCCGAGCACATGGCATCCCCACCTGCGACAATCGCCCCGAAAACGGTGGTCCTGATGCTGGATGGCACGGGCAATGATCTAAACAGCGTGACCAACGTGGGCCGCCTGCATCACTTGGTAACCCTGCAAAACAGGCGCGACCTTTCGGTGTTTTACACCTCAGGCGTGGGCGCGGACCGAACCGGCCCCCTTGGCCTTGCCACCGGACTGGGCTTTCGCAAGGATGTTGAGGCCGCTTATGGCTTCCTCTCCGATCATTTTGACCCTGAAACCGACAAACTGCATCTTTACGGCTATTCGCGCGGGGCCTTTGCCGCCCGGGCGCTGGCCGGGTTCGTGCATAGCGTGGGGCTTCTTGACCTGTCGCAATTCGACCAGCCCGAAGATGGGTATGACCCGGCCCTGACCCGCCAGCGCCGCGACTTCCTCTCGGCGCTTTTCACCGCCTACAAGTTTCCGCCCGGCCACCTGCGCCAAAGTGTTTGCAGGGATCGACCAGAGCGCCTGCGCGACATCTGCATGCGCCGCGCCGCCACCGCGCAGGTGCGCAAGCGCTGGAACGTACCGTTGCGTGCGCAATATTCCGATGTGGGTTTCGACATCGTGGGCCTCTGGGATACGGTCGAGGTTCTGGGCCTCTCCAATGCCGATGACAATCCCGATCACGTCAACCCGCGCTACTCCGACCAGATCTGCAACATGAAGAAGGTGCTGCACGCCGTGTCCCTCGATGACACGCGGGCAACCACCTACACCCCGGTCCTGATGACCCGCAACCGCCTCACCCGGGATTGCGATGATCCCGGCAGATATCACTTCGACAAGGTCGAGGAGGTCTGGTTTGCAGGGGCCCACGGCGATGTCGGCGGGAGCTACCCGCAAGGCGCGCTTGGCGGTGTGTCACTCAATTGGATGCTGCACGAAACCGAGGGCACCGGTGTTGCGGGCCGCTCGATCTACCCCGAGGGAACGGAGGTCTATCAACACGAACTGGACATCGTGCACGACACCGAGCGGATGAACCGCGGCTTCCAGGTGCTCTTCTATCGCAATCTGCGCGATTTGCGCCGCTACCTTGCGAAATGCAAGAATGACCATCCCGGAAGTCTCTGCGGCAGCGCCGTGGACAGTTTTGCGATCCACCCAAGCGCCGTGGTGCGCCAGCAGGCCGATGAAGTCATATCCCCCGACCTGCGCCGCACGCCATCCGGTCGGTCGCCAAACGTCCTGAGCAAGGGCACAGAAAACCTCGCATCCTGCATCAAGGCCCTGCCGGAGCGGGCAGATAACTGCCCGCCCCTCAAGATATGGACCGCCGATTAG
- a CDS encoding flagellar motor switch protein FliG: MTDQTQLARLSPPARAASAAARLTRRQKAAIVVRFLLNEGADVPLTDLPDALQESLTTQMGTMRYVDRSTLADVVAEFASELEAMGLTFPNGVAGALSALDGRISPQTAARLKKEAGVRLFGDPWEQVRSAEAEDLLDILQRESTEIAAVMLSKLDVARAADLLGKLPGDTARRITYAVSQTEAVTPEAVDRIGLALAAQLHDVPDTAFPDGPVQRVGEILNYSASATRDDVLTGLEETDEDFARLVRKAIFTFVHIPDRVNPVDVPKLTREVDQAVLVTALASASAGDLAPAAEFILDNMSKRMAEALREEMQELGTVKPRDGEEAMTQVVNAIRQLEAAGEITLISPEEDDDENG; encoded by the coding sequence ATGACTGACCAAACACAACTTGCCCGGCTATCGCCACCCGCGCGCGCCGCCTCTGCCGCCGCACGCCTGACACGCCGCCAAAAGGCCGCCATCGTCGTGCGCTTCCTTCTGAACGAAGGGGCCGACGTGCCGCTGACCGACCTGCCCGACGCCTTGCAGGAATCGCTGACAACCCAAATGGGCACCATGCGTTACGTTGATCGCAGCACGCTGGCCGATGTGGTGGCCGAATTCGCCTCCGAGCTTGAGGCCATGGGCCTGACCTTTCCCAATGGCGTGGCCGGGGCGCTTTCGGCGCTCGATGGCCGGATCAGCCCGCAAACCGCCGCCCGCCTCAAGAAAGAGGCCGGCGTCAGGCTATTCGGCGACCCGTGGGAGCAGGTACGCAGCGCCGAGGCCGAAGACCTGCTCGACATCCTGCAACGGGAAAGCACGGAAATCGCAGCGGTCATGCTGTCCAAACTTGACGTCGCGCGCGCCGCCGACCTTCTGGGCAAACTCCCCGGCGACACCGCGCGGCGCATCACCTATGCGGTCTCCCAAACCGAGGCGGTCACACCCGAGGCCGTGGATCGCATCGGCCTTGCCCTCGCCGCACAATTGCATGATGTGCCCGACACGGCCTTTCCCGACGGCCCGGTGCAACGTGTCGGTGAGATACTCAATTACTCCGCCAGCGCGACGCGCGACGATGTCCTGACCGGGCTAGAGGAAACCGACGAGGATTTCGCACGGCTGGTGCGCAAGGCGATCTTCACCTTCGTTCATATTCCGGACCGGGTGAACCCGGTGGACGTTCCGAAACTCACCCGCGAGGTGGACCAGGCGGTTCTAGTCACCGCGCTTGCCTCGGCCTCGGCCGGTGATCTCGCCCCGGCAGCCGAATTCATCCTCGACAACATGTCGAAACGCATGGCCGAAGCCCTGCGCGAGGAGATGCAGGAACTGGGCACGGTCAAACCGCGCGACGGGGAAGAGGCGATGACCCAGGTGGTCAACGCCATCCGTCAACTGGAAGCCGCGGGGGAGATTACCCTGATCTCGCCAGAGGAAGACGACGACGAGAACGGCTGA
- the mraZ gene encoding division/cell wall cluster transcriptional repressor MraZ, with protein sequence MVRRFRGESHHKVDTKGRVSIPASFRRVLESSDPNWTPGDAPELVIVYGDHRRNYLECYTMEAIEEVDNKIDALPRGSMERKMLQRLFHGQSYPTNVDETGRLVLPAKLRQKIDLEGEAFFIAAGDTFQIWKPETYEAEELAKTEEWLDELPEDFDPLVFLDGAKGE encoded by the coding sequence GTGGTTCGCAGGTTCAGAGGCGAGAGCCACCACAAGGTGGACACGAAGGGCAGGGTGTCGATCCCGGCCTCTTTCCGCCGTGTTCTCGAATCCTCCGATCCAAACTGGACCCCGGGCGACGCGCCCGAGCTTGTGATCGTCTATGGCGATCATCGCCGCAATTACCTTGAATGTTACACCATGGAAGCGATTGAGGAGGTCGACAACAAGATCGATGCCCTGCCGCGCGGTTCCATGGAGCGCAAGATGCTGCAACGGCTGTTTCACGGCCAGAGCTATCCCACCAATGTCGACGAGACCGGGCGGCTGGTGCTGCCTGCCAAGCTGCGTCAGAAGATCGACCTTGAGGGGGAGGCGTTTTTCATCGCCGCCGGCGATACTTTCCAGATCTGGAAGCCCGAGACCTACGAGGCCGAGGAGCTGGCCAAGACCGAAGAATGGCTGGACGAACTGCCCGAGGATTTCGACCCATTGGTCTTCCTGGATGGGGCGAAAGGGGAGTGA
- the rsmH gene encoding 16S rRNA (cytosine(1402)-N(4))-methyltransferase RsmH, whose product MAAAAKAPETDPHIPVLLRPLLQAVAPVAGVWIDGTLGAGGYTRGLLEAGAERVIGIDRDPLALQMAQEWGAGYGDRLTLVRDTFSNMDDHAEGVDGVVLDLGVSSMQLDQAERGFSFMKDGPLDMRMSQEGPTAADLVNDTPEAELADILFLYGEERASRRIAKAIGRARNEARIETTLQLADIIEKCLPRAKPGQAHPATRSFQAIRIAVNDEYGELLAGLEAAERALRPGGQLAVVTFHSIEDRMVKRFLTARSGGGGGGSRHAPQIEKPDPQFTLKSKKAIGPDAEELAENPRARSAKLRVATRTSAAPGTSDRKAMGMPLLKGDR is encoded by the coding sequence ATGGCTGCCGCTGCCAAAGCCCCCGAAACTGACCCGCATATCCCGGTTTTACTGCGCCCCTTGTTGCAGGCTGTTGCGCCTGTCGCGGGCGTTTGGATCGATGGTACGCTTGGCGCGGGCGGCTATACCCGTGGCCTTTTGGAGGCCGGGGCCGAGCGCGTTATTGGCATTGATCGCGACCCGCTGGCCTTGCAGATGGCGCAAGAGTGGGGCGCGGGCTATGGTGACCGTCTCACGCTGGTGCGAGACACCTTTTCCAACATGGATGACCATGCCGAGGGCGTGGATGGCGTGGTGCTTGATCTGGGCGTGTCCTCGATGCAGCTGGATCAGGCCGAGCGCGGGTTTTCCTTCATGAAGGACGGCCCGCTGGATATGCGGATGAGCCAGGAGGGGCCAACGGCTGCCGATCTGGTGAATGACACGCCCGAGGCGGAGCTGGCCGATATCCTGTTTCTTTACGGGGAAGAGCGCGCAAGTCGCCGGATTGCCAAGGCGATCGGCCGGGCGCGCAACGAGGCGCGCATTGAAACCACGCTTCAACTCGCTGATATCATTGAAAAATGCCTGCCGCGCGCCAAACCGGGTCAGGCCCATCCGGCGACCCGCAGTTTTCAGGCGATCCGCATCGCGGTGAACGATGAATACGGTGAATTGCTGGCCGGGCTTGAGGCGGCCGAACGGGCGCTCAGGCCCGGCGGGCAACTGGCCGTGGTCACCTTCCATTCCATCGAGGACAGGATGGTGAAACGCTTTCTGACCGCGCGGTCGGGCGGCGGTGGGGGCGGCAGCCGCCACGCCCCGCAGATCGAAAAGCCAGATCCGCAATTCACGCTCAAGTCAAAAAAGGCCATCGGCCCGGATGCCGAGGAACTGGCCGAGAACCCACGCGCGCGCAGTGCCAAGCTGCGCGTTGCCACCCGGACCAGTGCCGCGCCCGGCACATCCGACCGCAAAGCCATGGGCATGCCGCTTCTTAAGGGGGACAGATAA
- a CDS encoding DUF1326 domain-containing protein → MAEGTQTLEKGEAQPVGTVPWNIKGELILNCNCTVFCPCVVSLGKHPPTEGYCQAWAGVRIDAGHYGDEDLSGLNVGLMLEIPGLMARGNWKAAAYIDERASDAAYEALVNIFSGKARGTTGLFSILVSEFLGAERAPVVFETEGKARRLMVGKKIQGEVVPVEGKGGEDIVVTNTEYWMGPDITVATATQGRVRAFGRVWDFDGRSAEICQIDWKGPR, encoded by the coding sequence ATGGCCGAAGGAACACAAACATTGGAAAAAGGCGAGGCGCAGCCGGTTGGCACCGTGCCGTGGAACATCAAGGGCGAGTTGATCCTGAACTGTAACTGCACGGTCTTTTGCCCCTGTGTCGTCAGCCTTGGCAAGCACCCGCCGACGGAAGGCTATTGCCAGGCTTGGGCCGGGGTGCGCATCGACGCGGGCCATTACGGCGACGAGGACCTGTCGGGCCTGAATGTCGGTTTGATGCTGGAAATTCCGGGCTTGATGGCACGGGGCAACTGGAAGGCCGCCGCCTATATCGACGAACGCGCCAGCGACGCGGCATACGAGGCGCTGGTCAATATCTTTTCCGGCAAGGCGCGCGGTACGACGGGCCTGTTCAGCATTCTGGTCAGCGAATTCCTCGGGGCGGAACGTGCGCCGGTGGTCTTTGAAACCGAAGGCAAGGCGCGCCGCCTGATGGTGGGCAAGAAGATTCAGGGCGAGGTCGTGCCGGTCGAGGGCAAGGGCGGCGAGGATATCGTCGTGACCAACACCGAATACTGGATGGGGCCGGACATTACCGTGGCCACCGCCACCCAAGGCCGCGTGCGTGCCTTTGGCCGGGTCTGGGATTTCGACGGGCGCAGCGCGGAAATCTGCCAGATCGACTGGAAAGGCCCGCGCTGA
- a CDS encoding DinB family protein, with translation MMIEPGYVRMMARYNAWQNRQLSDALDGVPLEVLRADHGAFFGSILGTLNHILWADRLWMSRFAPDLQAPPEGGIVTSTELCPTFAVWGAERFAMDGMIARWAKGLHAVDLAGALRFHSRSLGREARSPMAQCVIHMFNHQTHHRGQVHAMLTKSKIGAPVSDLFLMPEETE, from the coding sequence ATGATGATCGAGCCGGGCTATGTGCGGATGATGGCGCGCTATAACGCGTGGCAGAACCGGCAATTGTCCGACGCCCTTGACGGCGTGCCGCTGGAGGTGCTGCGCGCCGATCACGGGGCTTTCTTCGGCTCGATCCTTGGCACGCTCAATCATATCCTCTGGGCGGATCGCCTGTGGATGAGCCGTTTCGCGCCCGATCTGCAAGCGCCCCCGGAGGGTGGGATCGTCACCAGCACGGAGCTTTGCCCCACCTTCGCGGTCTGGGGGGCCGAGCGGTTTGCCATGGATGGGATGATCGCGCGCTGGGCCAAGGGGCTGCATGCGGTGGACCTGGCAGGCGCGCTTCGGTTCCACTCGCGCAGCCTTGGCCGAGAGGCCCGCAGCCCGATGGCGCAATGCGTAATCCATATGTTCAACCACCAGACCCATCATCGTGGGCAGGTCCATGCCATGCTGACAAAGTCAAAGATCGGGGCGCCGGTGAGTGACCTGTTCCTGATGCCGGAGGAAACTGAATGA
- a CDS encoding FadR/GntR family transcriptional regulator — MKIETDPKADLSAQIAKSIRDAIINGDMIVDERLPSEAELSDQFDVSRSTVREALKRLAAQSLIRTQRGASGGAFVRRLSYEEAYGQHITTSTLLLSMNAVSFETACEARYALERACAPMACERRTPDQLATMRAEIHRQSQPGLSDESFCASDVTLHRALVDAAHNPVLSYQLAGAVEAMQPLMNMITFTARSREEIVTLHSRLTDAVERQDTAKADNALHELEAYTLHLGRDVMAARALKSGK; from the coding sequence ATGAAAATCGAGACAGACCCCAAGGCCGACCTCTCGGCGCAGATCGCCAAATCCATCCGTGATGCCATCATCAACGGCGATATGATCGTCGATGAGCGCCTGCCCTCCGAGGCGGAACTGTCGGACCAATTCGACGTCTCCCGCTCCACCGTGCGCGAGGCGCTCAAGCGTCTGGCGGCGCAATCACTCATTCGCACCCAACGCGGGGCCTCGGGCGGGGCCTTCGTGCGCAGGCTCTCCTATGAAGAGGCTTATGGCCAGCACATCACCACCTCCACCCTGCTGTTGTCGATGAACGCCGTCAGCTTCGAAACCGCCTGCGAGGCGCGCTATGCCCTCGAACGTGCCTGCGCGCCCATGGCCTGCGAGCGTCGCACACCCGACCAACTGGCCACCATGCGGGCCGAGATTCACCGCCAATCGCAACCGGGCCTCAGCGACGAATCCTTCTGCGCCTCCGACGTGACCCTGCACCGCGCCCTTGTCGATGCCGCGCACAACCCCGTGCTCAGCTACCAACTGGCCGGCGCGGTGGAGGCCATGCAGCCCTTGATGAACATGATCACCTTCACCGCCCGCTCACGCGAGGAAATCGTCACCTTGCACAGCCGCCTGACCGACGCCGTGGAGAGGCAGGATACGGCCAAGGCCGACAATGCCCTGCATGAACTTGAGGCTTATACCCTGCACCTTGGCCGTGATGTCATGGCGGCGCGTGCGCTAAAAAGCGGCAAATGA
- the acuI gene encoding acryloyl-CoA reductase, translating to MFKALVVEKDEESGKTSAAVQEISESDLPEGEVLVAVEYSTVNYKDGLCIGPGGGLVRNYPHVPGIDFAGTVEASDDDRYKPGDKVVLTGWRVGENRWGGYAQKARVPADFLVPLPEGLDTRQAMAVGTAGFTAMLAVMALEDQGIKDGPVLVTGAAGGVGSVATAILAKLGHEVAAVTGRPEQEDYLKGLGATEIVAREELTEVTKKPLEAERWGGCVDAVAGAMLGRVLKQMRYGGSVAAIGLAGGAAIEGALITPFILRGVNLLGIDSVMQPHDNRLRAWERIAKDLPMDKLEAMVQPATLSDLPALGRDILKGQVKGRVVVDVNA from the coding sequence ATGTTCAAGGCATTGGTTGTCGAAAAGGACGAGGAGAGCGGCAAGACATCCGCCGCCGTGCAGGAGATTTCCGAAAGCGATCTGCCCGAGGGCGAGGTTCTGGTGGCGGTGGAGTATTCGACGGTGAACTACAAGGACGGTCTGTGCATCGGACCGGGGGGCGGTTTGGTGCGCAATTACCCGCATGTGCCGGGGATTGATTTTGCCGGCACCGTCGAGGCCAGTGACGATGACCGTTACAAGCCGGGCGACAAGGTTGTGCTGACCGGCTGGCGCGTGGGCGAAAACCGCTGGGGTGGCTATGCGCAAAAGGCGCGGGTGCCGGCCGATTTTCTCGTACCCCTGCCCGAGGGGCTGGACACCCGGCAGGCCATGGCCGTGGGCACCGCGGGCTTTACCGCGATGCTGGCGGTGATGGCGCTGGAGGATCAGGGGATCAAGGACGGGCCCGTTCTGGTCACCGGGGCCGCCGGTGGTGTCGGCTCGGTCGCGACGGCGATCCTGGCCAAGCTTGGTCACGAGGTGGCGGCAGTCACCGGTCGGCCCGAGCAGGAGGACTATTTGAAAGGCTTGGGGGCGACTGAGATCGTGGCGCGCGAGGAGTTGACCGAGGTCACCAAGAAGCCCTTGGAGGCCGAGCGCTGGGGCGGTTGTGTGGATGCCGTGGCGGGGGCGATGCTGGGCCGGGTTCTCAAGCAGATGCGCTATGGCGGGTCTGTGGCGGCCATCGGCCTTGCCGGGGGGGCGGCGATCGAAGGCGCGCTCATCACGCCATTCATCCTGCGCGGTGTGAACCTGTTGGGGATCGACAGCGTGATGCAGCCCCATGACAACCGCCTGCGCGCGTGGGAGCGGATCGCCAAGGACCTGCCGATGGACAAGCTGGAGGCCATGGTGCAGCCCGCGACCCTGTCGGACCTGCCGGCACTGGGGCGTGACATCCTGAAGGGTCAGGTCAAGGGCCGTGTCGTGGTGGATGTGAACGCCTAA
- a CDS encoding N-acetyltransferase family protein, producing MSPQFEIRSARAEDAEALWPILRDVIRAGDTYAVDPGITRDRALELWMDVPRACYVAEAEGRILGTYYIKTNHAGGGSHVCNCGYMVAPDARGQGIARAMCAHSQGEAVKLGYLAMQFNLVVETNTGAIGLWEKMGFETVGRLPKAFNHPEQGLVDARVMYKWLSDGQGG from the coding sequence ATTTCGCCACAATTTGAGATTCGGTCTGCGCGGGCGGAGGACGCCGAGGCGCTGTGGCCGATTTTGCGTGATGTGATCCGCGCGGGTGACACCTATGCCGTTGACCCCGGGATCACACGGGACCGTGCGCTAGAGCTTTGGATGGATGTGCCGCGTGCCTGCTACGTGGCCGAGGCCGAGGGGCGCATTCTTGGCACCTATTATATCAAGACCAATCACGCTGGCGGCGGTTCGCATGTATGCAACTGTGGGTACATGGTGGCGCCGGACGCGCGCGGGCAGGGGATTGCCCGGGCCATGTGCGCCCATAGTCAGGGCGAGGCCGTGAAGCTGGGCTATCTTGCGATGCAATTTAACCTGGTGGTCGAGACCAACACCGGTGCTATCGGGCTTTGGGAAAAGATGGGCTTTGAGACTGTGGGCCGTTTGCCCAAAGCCTTCAACCATCCCGAGCAGGGACTGGTGGATGCCCGGGTGATGTACAAATGGCTGTCTGACGGGCAGGGCGGCTGA
- the ftsL gene encoding cell division protein FtsL, whose protein sequence is MRSLFYILSAMMVIGLAFWAYHENYETQEAQAKAEQLQREISNARQRLRVLNAEWAYLNRPDRLRDLADLNFDKLGLLPLQPYQFGRIDQVAFPEDDKLPVLNPVEVSNMDEEAAQ, encoded by the coding sequence ATGCGCAGCCTGTTTTACATCCTTTCCGCGATGATGGTCATTGGCCTTGCCTTCTGGGCCTACCATGAGAATTACGAAACGCAGGAAGCACAGGCCAAGGCCGAGCAGCTTCAGCGCGAGATTTCCAATGCGCGTCAACGCCTTCGGGTGCTCAATGCTGAATGGGCTTACCTCAATCGTCCGGATCGCTTGCGTGATCTGGCGGATTTGAATTTCGACAAGCTGGGCCTGTTGCCGCTGCAACCTTACCAATTTGGCCGGATTGATCAGGTGGCTTTCCCCGAGGACGACAAGCTGCCGGTGCTGAACCCCGTGGAAGTATCCAACATGGATGAGGAGGCCGCGCAATGA
- a CDS encoding DUF2182 domain-containing protein, with product MVSARIRRMTGWHWLSLFGVILLAWGLLYAMALPDEMRAAGRVYGADFLASLCAVTPDAAGFLRVTLMWALMSAAMMAPTALPAFATYDELSHTGQTRFGALVGGYMAIWLGFSVFAAALQMGFYQAGLVSAFGDSRSGLLSAALLAMAGLYQFSEMKEACLSKCRAPLTFFMQHWEEGPWRNGLRLGAVCLGCCWALMLLAFVGGVMNIAFMGLATVIMVIEKLPDLGRWLTRPLGYALLIGAGVMALGTVT from the coding sequence ATGGTTTCGGCGCGGATCAGGCGGATGACCGGGTGGCATTGGCTGTCGCTGTTCGGGGTGATCCTGCTGGCGTGGGGCCTGCTTTATGCCATGGCCTTGCCCGATGAGATGCGCGCGGCGGGCCGGGTGTATGGCGCGGATTTTCTGGCAAGCCTGTGCGCCGTGACGCCCGATGCCGCGGGGTTTTTGCGGGTTACGCTTATGTGGGCGTTGATGTCGGCGGCGATGATGGCGCCCACGGCGCTGCCTGCCTTTGCCACCTATGATGAGCTGTCGCACACCGGGCAGACGCGGTTTGGCGCTTTGGTGGGCGGTTACATGGCGATCTGGCTGGGATTTTCGGTTTTCGCGGCGGCCTTGCAGATGGGGTTCTATCAGGCCGGGCTGGTCAGTGCCTTCGGCGATAGCCGGTCTGGCCTACTGTCCGCCGCGCTGCTGGCCATGGCAGGGCTTTACCAGTTCAGCGAGATGAAAGAGGCCTGCCTGTCCAAGTGCCGCGCGCCTTTGACCTTCTTCATGCAGCACTGGGAGGAAGGGCCTTGGCGCAATGGTTTGCGGCTGGGGGCGGTTTGCCTTGGCTGCTGTTGGGCGCTGATGCTGTTGGCCTTCGTGGGGGGCGTGATGAACATTGCCTTCATGGGGCTGGCGACCGTGATCATGGTGATCGAGAAGCTGCCCGATCTGGGCCGGTGGCTGACGCGGCCCCTGGGCTATGCCTTGCTGATCGGGGCAGGGGTGATGGCGCTGGGCACGGTCACTTGA
- a CDS encoding universal stress protein, with protein MFKTIMTPVDLRHLGDLEHALQVSADLAKHYGAQIHYVGVTSPSPSSLGHNPEEYGEKLQAFADEQASKHGVKATADTVVSHDPSADVDDALMKAIGTTGADLVVMQSHMPNIMDYVWPSNGGKIAEHAKCSVMVVRT; from the coding sequence ATGTTCAAGACGATCATGACGCCGGTTGATTTGCGCCATTTGGGGGATCTGGAGCATGCGCTTCAAGTCAGTGCCGATCTGGCAAAGCACTATGGCGCACAGATTCACTATGTGGGCGTGACATCGCCTTCGCCCAGCAGTCTGGGTCATAACCCCGAGGAGTACGGTGAGAAATTGCAGGCTTTTGCTGACGAGCAGGCCAGTAAGCACGGTGTCAAAGCCACGGCAGATACGGTTGTTAGCCATGACCCCAGTGCCGATGTCGACGACGCCTTGATGAAGGCGATTGGCACCACTGGCGCCGATCTGGTGGTGATGCAAAGCCATATGCCCAACATCATGGACTATGTCTGGCCGTCGAATGGCGGCAAGATCGCCGAGCATGCGAAGTGTTCGGTCATGGTCGTCCGGACCTGA